The following are encoded in a window of Candidatus Fluviicola riflensis genomic DNA:
- a CDS encoding DoxX-like family protein codes for MKKDNIIYWISTGLFAAMMSLSATMYFISPEIKANFDRLGFQDAFRIELGAAKLLGALVLILPFLKGNIKEWAYAGFGITLISAFILHLSVGDTVGNSVAPLVFLGMLVLSHFYYHKRGKQAVVAGK; via the coding sequence ATGAAAAAAGACAACATTATTTATTGGATCTCAACCGGACTATTTGCAGCGATGATGAGCCTTTCGGCAACCATGTATTTTATTTCTCCGGAAATAAAAGCCAATTTCGACAGACTCGGTTTCCAGGACGCTTTTCGCATCGAATTAGGTGCCGCCAAACTATTGGGCGCATTGGTCTTAATTCTTCCTTTCTTGAAAGGAAACATCAAGGAATGGGCATATGCGGGATTTGGAATCACACTAATTTCGGCATTTATTCTTCACTTAAGTGTAGGCGATACTGTTGGAAACAGCGTTGCTCCACTGGTATTTTTGGGAATGTTGGTGCTTTCGCATTTTTATTATCACAAGAGAGGGAAACAAGCTGTAGTAGCTGGAAAGTAA
- a CDS encoding tRNA guanosine(34) transglycosylase Tgt: MHFELKHTDPRSKARAGILQTDHGAIETPIFMPVGTQGTVKGVHQQELRDDVNAQIILGNTYHLYMRPGIEVMEAAGGLHQFMGWERPILTDSGGYQVYSLAGSRKITEEGVRFQSHINGSYHFFTPEYAIDIQRTIGADIIMAFDECTPYPCDYDYAQRSMHMTHRWLKRCIAQMDKTESKYGHNQMLFPIVQGSVYPDLRKQSAEFIAEQGAVGNAIGGLSVGEPDEDLYSMTDLVCSTLPTEKPRYLMGVGTPVNILEAIALGVDMFDCVMPSRNARHGMLFTWEGTINIKNEKWKMDFSPLDSAGTAYVDQVYTKAYLHHLVKAKENLAIQIATIHNLAFYLALVKEARRRILDGTFRTWKDEQVQKLGRRI; the protein is encoded by the coding sequence ATGCACTTTGAGCTAAAGCACACAGATCCGCGGTCAAAAGCGAGAGCAGGAATACTCCAAACAGATCACGGTGCCATTGAAACACCCATTTTTATGCCGGTAGGTACGCAAGGTACCGTGAAAGGTGTGCACCAGCAAGAATTGCGCGACGATGTGAACGCACAAATTATTCTCGGGAACACGTATCATTTGTACATGCGACCAGGAATAGAAGTGATGGAAGCAGCCGGAGGATTGCACCAGTTTATGGGGTGGGAACGTCCGATTTTGACGGATAGTGGCGGTTACCAGGTTTATTCACTGGCCGGTTCCCGAAAAATCACCGAAGAAGGCGTTCGTTTTCAGTCGCATATCAACGGAAGTTACCATTTCTTTACACCCGAATATGCCATTGATATTCAACGAACCATCGGTGCCGATATTATCATGGCATTTGATGAATGTACGCCGTACCCATGTGATTACGATTACGCACAGCGTTCCATGCACATGACTCATCGCTGGCTGAAACGTTGTATTGCTCAAATGGATAAAACCGAATCGAAGTACGGACACAACCAGATGCTGTTCCCGATTGTTCAGGGAAGTGTTTATCCGGATTTACGCAAACAATCGGCGGAATTTATTGCCGAACAGGGAGCAGTTGGAAACGCTATTGGTGGATTATCAGTTGGTGAACCGGATGAAGATTTGTACAGCATGACCGATTTGGTGTGTTCTACTTTACCTACGGAAAAACCGCGTTACCTCATGGGGGTTGGAACACCGGTCAATATTCTGGAAGCCATTGCGTTGGGAGTTGATATGTTCGATTGTGTAATGCCATCGCGCAATGCACGCCATGGAATGTTGTTTACCTGGGAAGGAACGATCAATATCAAAAACGAAAAGTGGAAAATGGATTTTTCACCGCTCGATTCTGCCGGTACAGCATACGTTGACCAAGTCTACACGAAAGCTTATTTGCACCATTTGGTAAAAGCCAAAGAGAATTTAGCCATTCAAATTGCCACGATTCATAATTTAGCCTTTTATTTAGCGTTGGTAAAAGAGGCACGACGTCGTATTTTGGACGGAACTTTCCGCACGTGGAAAGACGAGCAGGTACAGAAACTCGGGCGCAGAATTTAA
- a CDS encoding RNA polymerase subunit sigma-24 has protein sequence MEVGEHLSDKAKVDLVLVDAARNGDQAAFASLMERYRESIYFMMMKMVRNSDDADDLTIEAFGKAFSRLDQYSPSFAFSTWLFKIASNNCIDFIRKKRIKLTSMDTGYTNEDGESIRIDAKSQTRDPEETIIHNQKVKHMRQLVSKLKPRYRELIEKRYFEELSYEEIAEELSLPLGTVKAQLFRARDFLAQMMEQTKDTI, from the coding sequence ATGGAAGTAGGTGAACATTTATCCGATAAAGCAAAAGTTGACCTTGTGTTGGTTGATGCTGCGCGCAATGGCGATCAGGCTGCGTTTGCCTCGCTGATGGAGCGTTATCGGGAGTCGATCTACTTCATGATGATGAAAATGGTGCGCAATTCAGACGATGCCGATGATTTGACGATTGAGGCTTTCGGAAAGGCATTCAGCCGGCTGGATCAATATTCACCAAGTTTCGCATTCAGTACCTGGCTTTTTAAGATCGCTTCGAATAACTGCATTGATTTTATCCGCAAAAAACGCATCAAACTCACGTCAATGGACACGGGCTACACCAACGAAGACGGTGAGAGCATTCGTATCGACGCCAAATCACAAACCCGCGACCCGGAAGAAACGATCATTCACAACCAGAAAGTGAAGCACATGCGTCAGCTGGTAAGTAAACTGAAGCCTCGCTACCGCGAATTGATCGAGAAACGGTATTTTGAGGAATTGAGTTACGAAGAAATTGCCGAAGAACTCAGCCTTCCGCTCGGAACGGTAAAAGCACAATTGTTTCGCGCACGTGATTTCTTAGCACAGATGATGGAGCAAACGAAGGACACAATCTAA
- a CDS encoding NAD(P)-dependent oxidoreductase, whose protein sequence is MGKVALITGATAGFGEATAIRFANEGWDLVLTGRRLDRLKNLQQQLKTTSNRVEILHFDVRNETEVITAIGSLSEDIVRDLTVVVNNAGLAVGRGPLDEAVTDDWERMIDTNIKGLLYVSKAIIPLLKANGSGHIVNVASIAGKEVYAGGNVYCATKHAVDALSRSMRLDLVNFGIKVSNIAPGAAETEFSIVRFKGDEETANSVYKGFQPLSANDVADAIFYVCNCPPNVTISDLVIMPTAQASATVFNKNL, encoded by the coding sequence ATGGGAAAAGTTGCCCTCATAACAGGCGCTACTGCCGGATTCGGTGAAGCCACTGCGATTCGTTTTGCGAATGAAGGTTGGGATTTGGTGCTCACCGGCCGAAGATTAGACCGGTTGAAAAACCTGCAACAACAATTGAAAACAACTTCCAACCGGGTAGAAATCCTGCATTTCGATGTCCGGAACGAAACGGAAGTTATCACAGCGATTGGCTCGTTGAGCGAAGATATTGTTCGTGATTTAACCGTTGTGGTCAACAATGCCGGATTGGCGGTTGGCCGTGGCCCGCTTGATGAAGCCGTTACCGACGATTGGGAACGCATGATCGATACCAATATCAAAGGATTATTGTATGTGTCGAAAGCAATTATCCCGTTACTGAAAGCTAATGGTTCAGGACATATTGTGAACGTGGCGAGTATAGCCGGAAAAGAAGTCTACGCAGGTGGAAATGTTTATTGCGCCACCAAACATGCGGTAGATGCACTTTCGCGTTCCATGCGCCTGGATTTGGTCAATTTCGGGATCAAAGTAAGTAATATAGCTCCCGGAGCGGCTGAAACGGAATTTTCCATCGTGCGTTTCAAAGGTGATGAAGAAACGGCTAACAGCGTGTACAAAGGTTTTCAACCGTTGAGTGCAAACGATGTTGCCGATGCGATTTTCTATGTGTGCAATTGCCCTCCGAATGTAACGATCAGCGATTTGGTGATCATGCCAACGGCCCAGGCAAGCGCTACTGTTTTCAATAAAAATTTGTAA
- a CDS encoding transcriptional regulator yields the protein MEKKVVHQPAGCSKHLLAIRDTMELLSGKWKIQIIGTLILTDKVRFMDLMRAVDGIGAKMLSKELQELEINQLITRTVCDTKPITVEYEITEYGKTLKNVISEMEAWGTKHRERLFQSVN from the coding sequence ATGGAGAAAAAGGTAGTACATCAACCCGCAGGATGCTCAAAACACCTGCTTGCAATTCGCGATACAATGGAATTGCTTTCAGGAAAATGGAAAATCCAGATTATCGGTACGTTGATCCTAACAGATAAAGTGCGGTTCATGGATCTGATGCGTGCTGTTGACGGAATCGGAGCGAAGATGCTGTCGAAGGAATTGCAGGAATTGGAAATCAATCAGCTGATAACGCGAACTGTTTGTGATACGAAACCAATTACGGTTGAATATGAAATCACTGAATATGGGAAGACATTGAAAAATGTAATTTCCGAGATGGAGGCTTGGGGAACGAAGCACAGAGAGCGGTTGTTTCAGTCGGTGAATTAG
- a CDS encoding long-chain fatty acid--CoA ligase: protein MNQVKRLFDIPYHQLSAFPNKGMFVTKKEGEWIPMSTQSFLEQVNALSRGLVALGVTPGQKVAIVSPNRVEWNLMDIAILQIGGVVVPVYPNISEADYKHIFNDAGIRFGFIGTKDLYEMIWGIREEIPALESLFCFDEVDNIPHYKSILEEGTNISTSQITALKANVRNEDMATIIYTSGTTGKPKGVMLSHNNLISNVLACSYTIPADQHSNVLTFLPACHVYERMLHYLYMYQGSSIHFAESMDTIGDNIREVKPEVFTAVPRLLEKVFDRIMAKGYELKGIKRFLFFWAIRVAEQYDVKGKSAWYKFKLAIARKLIFSKWKEALGGRVRAVASGSAALQPRLAQIFLAAGINILEGYGLTETSPVISVNCLKRGIRIGTVGPLIEGVKVKLAEDGEILVKGPNVMMGYYNLPDKTAEVIDAQGWFHTGDIGTWVDEQFLKITDRKKEIFKTSGGKYIVPQAMENKFKESRFIEQMMVVGENQKFPAALIVPPKAVLIDWARAHNVNADLPYGELLRTPEIVDLFQKEVDKYNELYGSWEKIKKFALLENEFAIDTGELTPTLKLKRKIIIEKYQSLLDGFYQGEE, encoded by the coding sequence ATGAATCAAGTGAAGCGGTTATTCGATATTCCATATCATCAGTTGAGTGCTTTCCCCAACAAAGGAATGTTTGTGACTAAGAAAGAAGGTGAATGGATTCCTATGTCAACACAATCATTTTTAGAGCAGGTCAATGCGTTATCACGCGGATTGGTAGCCTTAGGAGTGACTCCAGGACAAAAAGTGGCAATTGTATCTCCCAATAGGGTAGAATGGAACCTGATGGATATCGCCATTTTACAAATTGGTGGAGTTGTCGTTCCGGTTTATCCGAATATATCCGAAGCTGACTATAAACATATCTTTAATGATGCCGGAATTCGATTCGGTTTTATAGGCACAAAAGACCTTTATGAAATGATTTGGGGAATCCGGGAAGAAATCCCAGCCCTGGAATCGCTATTTTGCTTTGATGAGGTAGATAATATTCCACATTACAAATCAATTCTTGAAGAAGGTACCAATATTTCTACTTCACAAATCACTGCACTTAAAGCCAATGTCCGCAATGAAGACATGGCAACTATAATTTATACTTCAGGAACCACAGGTAAACCGAAAGGTGTCATGTTGTCGCACAATAACCTGATCTCTAATGTGCTGGCTTGTTCTTACACGATTCCCGCCGACCAGCATTCGAATGTATTGACTTTTCTACCGGCGTGCCATGTTTACGAACGCATGCTACACTATTTATATATGTATCAGGGTTCATCCATACATTTTGCCGAATCAATGGATACGATCGGGGATAATATCCGTGAGGTAAAACCTGAAGTGTTTACGGCTGTTCCGCGGTTGCTGGAGAAAGTGTTCGACCGCATCATGGCGAAAGGTTATGAATTAAAAGGAATTAAACGCTTCCTGTTTTTCTGGGCGATTCGTGTGGCTGAACAATACGATGTGAAAGGAAAATCAGCGTGGTATAAATTCAAACTGGCGATTGCCCGGAAATTGATCTTTTCCAAGTGGAAAGAAGCGCTGGGCGGTCGCGTAAGAGCCGTTGCCTCAGGAAGTGCCGCGTTACAACCGCGGTTGGCTCAAATTTTCCTGGCCGCCGGAATCAATATCCTGGAAGGTTACGGACTCACGGAAACATCACCTGTGATTTCTGTGAATTGTCTAAAACGTGGTATTCGGATCGGAACGGTAGGTCCACTGATTGAAGGTGTGAAAGTGAAACTGGCCGAGGACGGCGAAATCCTGGTAAAAGGACCGAATGTAATGATGGGTTATTATAATCTTCCCGATAAAACAGCTGAAGTCATTGATGCGCAAGGCTGGTTTCACACCGGTGATATTGGTACATGGGTTGATGAGCAATTCCTGAAAATCACTGATCGCAAGAAAGAAATTTTTAAAACATCGGGCGGAAAATACATTGTGCCGCAAGCGATGGAGAATAAATTCAAGGAATCACGCTTCATTGAACAAATGATGGTGGTAGGTGAAAACCAAAAATTCCCCGCAGCCTTAATCGTTCCTCCCAAAGCAGTGCTCATTGATTGGGCGAGAGCCCATAACGTCAATGCAGATCTTCCTTATGGTGAATTATTGCGTACACCGGAGATTGTTGATTTATTCCAAAAAGAAGTAGACAAATACAACGAACTCTATGGAAGCTGGGAAAAGATCAAAAAATTCGCATTGCTGGAAAATGAATTCGCCATTGATACCGGTGAGTTGACCCCGACGCTGAAGCTTAAACGCAAAATCATCATTGAGAAATACCAATCGTTGTTGGATGGGTTTTATCAGGGAGAGGAATAG